In Aspergillus fumigatus Af293 chromosome 6, whole genome shotgun sequence, the genomic window CAATTCGGGATCATGGGCAAGAAACGTGTATTGGTCGCCTATGGAGTGGATATCGATGCTGTTGCGGGGTGGCTGGGGTCCTACGGTGGTGAGGATAGCTCGAACGATATCAGTCGAGGTGAGATACTGCGCATACACTCAAACAAGACAAGTAGTTCTTACTGACTGTCCTCACAGGACTCTGGGCTGGTCATGTGGGAACGCCACGTCTCTTGAAGCTCTTCGATAAATATAACATCAAAGCCACATGGTTCATCCCCGGCCACTCCCTGGAGACCTTCCCAGAAGAATGCGCCCAAGTGAGAGATGCAGGTCACGAGATCGGGTTACACGGCTACAGCCATGAAAATCCCAGCGACATGACTCCCGAGCAGCAAAAGGACGTTCTGGACAAGACGTACCGCATGTTGACAGACTTCTGCGGCAGACCGCCTCGGGGCATCGTGGCGCCCTGGTGGGAAACGAGTaaggagatggcggatcTCCTGCTTGCGTACGGAATCGAATACGACCACTCCATGTCCCATCATGACTGCCAGATGTACTGGCTTCGGACAGGGGACACTTGGACCAAGATAGACTATAGCCAGAAAGCGGAGACCTGGATGAAGCCGCTGGTCCGCGGCCAGGATACTGGACTTGTAGAGATCCCCGGGAATTGGTACATTGATGACTTGCCGCCAATGATGTTCATCAAGAATGCGCCTAATAGTCATGGATGGGTGAATCCAAGGGACATCGAGGATATTTGGAAGGTCTGTTACCTGGGACCGTGACCGGGCCAAGGCTAGGCTGTCACTGTGCACGCGGGCTGAACTGATACCTGTACCAGGACCATTTTGACTACTTCTACCGAGAGTATGACAGCTTTGTCTTTCCGATGACAATTCATCCCGATGTTTCAGGCCGGCCCCATGTCCTTCTCATGCATGAAAGGTAAGTCTGTTGCTTGCGTAAGTCTATCCGAGATTTCCGAGGCCGACTAGACTACAGGATCATCGAGCATATCAACAAACATGAGGGTGTGGAATGGGTAACATTTGAGCAAATGTGCGATGAGTTTAAAAAGAACAACAAGCCTCCAGAGGGTGCCAAAATGCCGGTTACTCCGGTTTTGGAGTAGAG contains:
- a CDS encoding polysaccharide deacetylase family protein; the protein is MGKKRVLVAYGVDIDAVAGWLGSYGGEDSSNDISRGLWAGHVGTPRLLKLFDKYNIKATWFIPGHSLETFPEECAQVRDAGHEIGLHGYSHENPSDMTPEQQKDVLDKTYRMLTDFCGRPPRGIVAPWWETSKEMADLLLAYGIEYDHSMSHHDCQMYWLRTGDTWTKIDYSQKAETWMKPLVRGQDTGLVEIPGNWYIDDLPPMMFIKNAPNSHGWVNPRDIEDIWKDHFDYFYREYDSFVFPMTIHPDVSGRPHVLLMHERIIEHINKHEGVEWVTFEQMCDEFKKNNKPPEGAKMPVTPVLE